One stretch of Psilocybe cubensis strain MGC-MH-2018 chromosome 6, whole genome shotgun sequence DNA includes these proteins:
- a CDS encoding Transcription elongation factor SPT5, which yields MSSYKRRRLDSLGNRTDINPFIDIEAAVSDDDESSEELDYEGGQLLNDNDEYSEDEERVAHSRLYHAMQNTDNADEWSDLLPMLLPSRMKIRPDNDIEPSSSRELIQKYGNPQPGGLGDNNYMPSATDIMYEIGCKVGREEAVAFKIMQMSTNPTFPIILARSVFAQSSIPGRIYVKAPSMQHAHTLACLVRELNPTHLVRLSSERCMEILSHPPPSRPEDQSWVKVAGKRKAWTTYANATGLVFTFQGRKSVVLIPRPPDNIKKSHLDRIFQDGFIITDFDAIDLKYLSNVLPTSSELEQFRECPFVTTETLAQASKAISMTRLKRYDRVKIIGGEYLGLFGTVKSVSDAEVEVHIPSQGITQAVALHDLRAAFQIGDSVEVVEGDHKDLHGWVSDFDGRSVCIIAPEHEREVLTDIVSSNREHINSAQDPGPSGGATPMPSTVASFLSPAWNPYSAIPVHSAVEIAELPSTVAHWLDTKYDKLKGLRLKVVDKSKGDHQVAMELLSLTDDTAHLALLGRTLTLPKSVLFPIHPVKKDDFVTPLEGDSMGIIFRIRSIDKDICVVHKYPVTRMKRGDTFPTFPTTSLIQIFPPSRGVKVVNM from the exons ATGTCTAGTTATAAACGCAGACGACTTGACAGCCTAGGCAACCGCACA GACATTAATCCCTTCATAGACATTGAAGCAGCGgtttccgatgatgatgaaagttcggaagagcttgatTATGAAGGGGGCCAACTAC TGAATGATAACGATGAATActctgaggatgaggaacgtGTTGCACACTCTCGGCTATATCATGCCATGCAAAATACAGATAACGCTGATGAATGGAGCGATTTGTTGCCCATGCTTCTGCCTTCACGCATGAAAATTCGTCCTGACAATGATATAGAGCCATCTAGTTCACGAGAACTTATACAGAAATATGGCAATCCCCAACCAGGAGGACTTGGTGATAATAATTATATGCCTTCCGCGACTGATATCATGTATGAAATAGGTTGCAAG GTTGGACGCGAAGAGGCCGTCGCTTTCAAAATTATGCAGATGTCAACGAACCCTACATTTCCCATCATCCTTGCCCGGTCTGTCTTCGCTCAATCCTCAATTCCTGGGAGAATCTACGTCAAGGCGCCATCAATGCAACATGCGCATACGTTAGCCTGCCTCGTTAGAGAGCTTAATCCGACACATTTAGTTAGGCTATCCTCGGAGAGATGTATGGAGATCCTATCTCATCCCCCACCCTCACGCCCTGAAGACCAATCGTGGGTcaaggttgctggaaagcGTAAGGCTTGGACGACCTACGCAAATGCTACCGGCCTTGTGTTCACATTCCAGGGTCGGAAAAGTGTTGTTCTTATCCCCAGACCTCCggacaacatcaagaaatcgCACCTCGACAGGATATTCCAGGATGGATTTATTATCACGGATTTCGACGCCATCGATctcaaatatctttccaatgTCCTCCCAACATCGTCCGAGTTGGAGCAATTTCGCGAGTGTCCATTTGTAACGACGGAGACCTTAGCGCAAGCCTCGAAAGCCATCTCCATGACTCGACTGAAACGATATGATCGAGTCAAAATTATTGGTGGAGAATACTTAGGTCTTTTTGGAACGGTCAAGAGTGTTTCTGACGCTGAGGTGGAAGTGCACATCCCCTCCCAAGGTATAACACAAGCAGTTGCACTACACGATCTACGTGCAGCTTTCCAGATAGGCGATAGTgttgaagtcgttgaagggGATCACAAAGATCTCCATGGATGGGTGTCAGACTTTGATGGAAGATCTGTTTGTATTATCGCCCCAGAGCACGAACGCGAA GTGCTTACTGACATTGTTTCAAGCAACCGAGAACATATAAATTCCGCTCAAGACCCCGGGCCTTCTGGTGGAGCAACTCCAATGCCGTCCACAGTAGCAAGTTTTCTGTCTCCTGCATGGAATCCGTATTCAGCAATACCTGTACACTCGGCGGTGGAAATCGCAGAACTACCCTCAACCGTCGCTCACTGGCTAGATACGAAATACGATAAGCTGAAAGGATTACGATTAAAAGTCGTAGACAAATCCAAGGGCGACCATCAAGTGGCGATGGAACTTCTCAGCCTTACCGACGATACTGCCCACCTAGCATTACTGGGACGTACACTGACATTACCGAAATCAGTGttgtttccaattcatcCTGTAAAAAAGGACGACTTCGTTACACCGCTTGAGGGCGATTCAATGGGGATTATATTCAGGATACGATCAATAGACAAGGATATTTGCGTTGTACATAAATATCCCGTTACTCGTATGAAACGCGGTGATACATTCCCAACTTTTCCGACAACATCTTTGATTCAAATCTTCCCCCCGTCCCGTGGTGTCAAAGTTGTAAATATGTAG